GCTGTTGCGAGATGGGGCGGACCAAGGACGCGATGTGCTTTTGTTGAAGGGCGAAGAAGTCCGAGGTGTCATTCAATGCAAGCGCTACGAAGATGCATTCAACCGTCCGTCCGTCCTTCGCGAGCTTTTACGATTCGCGATGCTTGCAGTTCGAGTTCAAGGCCTGGTCCCTAAAGCGGAGGATTTCAGCTATCAGCTGTGGACAGCTGGAAGCCTAACAGGACCAGCAATCAAGTTCTTTGACGCGCCAAAAACCTACATCAGCGACAACCGCAGCCAGCTGCTCCAAATGGCTGCAAATGCGCGAAAGGGCGTCGCTGCGCTCGTTACCAGCAACTCGAAAGAGGCCGACGCTGAGAACGAAGCAGCGGTCGCCTTGATTTCGCAATTTGCATTTGAAGCTGTCGGCCCTGTCGATATCAAGTCGCGACTTGCCGACAACGAACAAATTCGGCGACGGTTTTTCCGTGGACCTGGCGATGCAAAAAGCCATGCCGTTGCAGGCGATATTGCTCGGCTTCTCAAAATGGCGCGGCAAGCGTTCCCGAGTGGTTTAGTAAACGCAAATCTGTATGTCGCTAGATCAGCTCTAACCGCGGAGTTCGAACGGTTCATGGCATCGCCGGCGCGTCTGTTTGCTGTCGTCGGCACATCAGGTCAGGGAAAATCGAGTTGGGCTCGCTGGGTTCGCGATAATCCCCCCTAGCGACGACGGTAGACATTGTGCGGGGCGAGGACATCAGGGACGGTCATCTGCATATTGTAGATACAATCGCTCATATGCTCGAAAGTCGCCAACTTGGCCAACTAAGCGGCGTCCCACTTAAGCAGGGGATCTTCGATTGGATCAATGATTCAAGCCGACTTCTCATAATCGATGGCTTGGATCGCTCGCCGTCGCGGCGGCTGGACGACTGGTTAACGCACAGCTTCGCTATTGCAACGGGTGGTTCGACGCGCTTTGTGATCACGTCGCGTCAACTCACTTGGTCTATGATCTCTCCGGATATCACGGTGGACCCATCGCTGGTCCATATTCCCAAGTCCCAGTCTAACATCCGCTTTCCAGCGCTAGAGCTTGGCCCGCTCGACGAGCAGGAAATTGCTGCGACGTATCTAGCGTATGGACTACCGGCGCCTGCTCCTGGGGCGCGATCGTTCCGTACACCAGGCCTAATTGCCATGGAAGCCGGCGTGCGCCAGGGCAACAAGCATCTCGTCGGTACGCGGTTGGCGGTCCTGTTGGAGAGTTTGGACGAGCTTCAACGAGGGCTTTACCGCCAAAACAAGGTTGGCACGCAGCAGTTCAAACTTCTGACAGACAAGCTTGGCGATCTCCTCGTCGACAATGGCATGGGCCGTATCGATGCTCCCGTCTTTCGTGCTGGCTCTCCAGAGCTGGTCCCTGCCCTAGACGCCGCAATCGACTCAGGTTTTGCGTCAGAGGAAGACGAAACGATTCGTGTTGAACCCGACGACCTTATTGAGTTCCTCATGGCACGCCGGCTCAACCCCGCGGGTGCCCGAAAATTGGTGGACCAAATCAGCTCTGATCTTGCGATCGGAGCTGCAGCCCTATCGGCCGCGCGCCTTGAGGCATCTGGTGCAAATGAGGTGAGAGGCGCAATCCATGCGCTGCGTGATGGTGCGGATTTCAGGAGCGCGTCTCTGGCTGCAGCAGCGCGTGCGGTCACCGAGCTCAAGAGCCCCGATCTTGCTCGTGAGCTAGCTAGCGCGCTGCTCGACGATTGGGATGGCTTGAATTTCTTGCTCTCCCTTTCGCCGCTCGTACCTATGCTCGACGAAATCGCCCTTCCCCCGCTCGAACGCCTAAAATTGGCGATGAGGCTGGCCCCTAGCGAAGACGTTTCCGACTGGCGCGGAAAATACTTCTACGACGATGACTTGGTCCAGTCGCGACGGATCACAGGTTTTGGTCATGCCGCGGCTCGCGCCATTGCCGCAGACCCCAGGGCAGCGCTTAACTACCTGATCCAGCTGTTCGATGACGCGACTCTCACCGATTCCCCGATCGACGACTACGAATCCGTGGAATCAGGCCTTCTTTATCTCGCTATCTCTGGAGCACCGGATGACGCTGCAGCCATTGGCTGGCGCCGCCGCGATAGTTCTGACTGGCTTTTAGACCGTGTTGCCAGTGTCGAGCCGGACTCAATGGCACGCCTCCTTGGTTCGATCACCAATTCATCAGCTGATCGAACAGACGCGGCCGAGCGACTTTGGTCACTAGTCAAGCAGGTGCCACGGCCTACTCGCAACGACGAGGCCTTTGGGCGCAGTCTGGCCTCGTCGGCGGATAACCTCCTTCATCAACTCGACGATGAGCCGACGATCGTGCGCATGCTCATCACAAAGCTCTTGGCGACATCCGACCCCGACTGCGAGAATCGGCTCTCAGCGCTTTGGGAGCATGTCGACGACGAAGCCTTCTGGCATGGGCTAAGGGTATTGCCCCGCCAAAAGATCTCTCTTCTGAGGCAACGCTTCAGCCCTGCCGAGCTCAGCCGCTCATCGTCTAACTTGCTTGAGATGATGCCTGCTGGTCTTTTTGAGATCGACGAATGGAGTGACGTGACAGAGGTGCTCCGCGACGCGGCTTCATCTGGACTCGGGGTCTCTGCTTCACTTGCCCTTGAGACGCTCCTCTATAGAGGTGCGGCTTTAGGTATGCTTCAACCGCTGATGCCGTTGGCGCGTGAATTCGCCAGTTCCAAACAGGCAAATGCACGTCGACCCATTATTTATTTTGCTGGTGGTTCCACGCTGGTCAACGTAAAGCCCGAAAGCCATTCTGCTCGCGATGAGTTGCTCGGCATTTTGGTCGAGCATGAAGATGGCGAGAACCTCAGCCCGCTGATATGGAAGCTGGCGCAAAGTGCGCCGATCTTCCCCTCCGCCATGATGCGCCTGACGCATTTGTGCAATAGCTACGGCGTCGAAAGGATCGATCGATTCTTAGTCAAGTTCCAGATACCTGAACGCGCCGGATTCGCGGCCCTTCGTTCTCAGCTCCTGAGGATACCTGAAGCCAAGAGGCCACAACTAACTTCGCTCGAATGATGTGCTGCATGCGCCGCGGATGCCGCTGGCAGTGGCTGGGATGATTGTAACACTCCAACACAGTCGGTCGTGAAGGCAGTCCTGACCACTGGAGCGGCTAATGCCGCAGCCGGCGTTGATGGATCTCGCAGGCTGGCCTGCCCATAGCGCCACAATCCCGGATATCGGCCTGCATGCCTCGGACGGCTCTTTTTGCTTCGGGCATCTTAACTGGCGGACGGTACGGAGAGGACCGATGGGCCTTAAGTACTCAATCCATGCTAGACAATGCTGCTTCTTAGTGTGAGCGGAATGTTGCTTTCCAATGACAGACCAAGCTACGCTCGCTCTATTCGGCGGATTCGTCGGCCTTTTGGGGTGGAGGGGTGATTGGTTAAACTTCGTATGGCCGGCAAGAATTTGCCGGCAGTTTTGAGGGATGTCGTTGACTACAGAAAATCAGGCTTGAGCCTGAATCACGTCGTAGGCTGCCCCCTGGACTGCGGTTATTGCGTGCGACATTTGTTCGATAATTACGACATGAAGAAACCGCACCTTGTCATGTCAGACCACGATGCGGTCGAAACATTGGTGGCCCACTGGGCTTTTCGAGCAGACACTACGCCGGTTCAGATCTTCAACAGAGCGACCGACCCCTTTCTGACTGGGGTCAAAGATCACCTCTTTGCTTGCCTCGAGGCGTTAGATGCCAGGGGCCTGTCCAACCCTGTGCTGGTAATCACACGCTGGCATATCGCACCAGACGATGTCGCTCGACTTGAACGTCTATCCAACCTGCGTGTGACTGTCCTGATCACTTGGTCCGGCATTGATGACCAACGCATAGAACCCGTCGACAGCGCAATCGCTGAGCGGTCGTTAGCCACCCTTGCCAACCATAAGACGCGAACTAAGTCGGTCCTCTATTGGAGACCATTGATAGCGGGAATAAACGACACCGATCGGCATCTGCGCCGCGCAAGTGAGTTAGCCGAAATGGCAGATGCCACCGCCTTTACCGGCCTTTTCTATAGAGAGCAGATAAGAGCCCACTTTGAGGCCGCAGGCGTGCCCGAAATGTATGACACCATTGCACGCCGCAAGATCTTACCGCGAGAATTGGAGCTGAAGTTGATCGCCGCCTTCGGAGTGCGGCCCTTGTTCCGAAAGACTTCATGTGCAGTCGCATTCGCCCATGGCACCGCGGACTACAATGGCCATTTTGGCATTCGAGAAGTTTGCGACATTTGTCCGGCCAGCCAATTGGCGGTGTGCGCGCGGCATCATGTGAGACCAGACCCCGAAACTGTCGCAGCCCTTGCGGCATCAGTCGGTTTGGACACCTCCGATATTCGCATCAGCGAACGTAACATCGAAGTTCTCGGTAGCCAGGAGCAGCAGCGGTACTTTATGCAGCATGCACTGAATTATCAGGTGCATGATCGAGCGCAGCCGCACCACCACGGCAGACACGGCAGAGCAGAAGTCGGATGGGAATAGAGCACGAGACTTTTTTCGTCATAGACGTCGAAGGGAGCGGAGCCAATCCACCTGAAATCGTTGAGCTTGCCATCACCCCAATCAACGACCTCAAAATCGGAGCGCGGCGGTGGGAGTGGCGCGTGCAACCAAACGGACCAATAGCCGCCGCTGCAACGCGAATCCACGGTATCACGCTAGACGACGTTGCTGAGGCGCCTTCGATTGACGACATCGCAGGCGAGATAATGACTTGGACGGATGGACAGAGAGTCGTTGGCCACAATGTGCGCGTCGAGCTCGAAATCATTTCCAGGTCGATCCCCGACTGGAGGCCTTCGATGGCAATTGACACGCTTCGGTTGGCGAAGGCCACTCGTCCGGGGATGCGGTCCTATGGGCTCGAGAATCTCAGTCAGGCTTTGCACATTTCAGAAGAAGCGGAACGACTTACCGGAGGACACCATCACTCGGCGGCCTTCGATACAGTAGTCACCGCGCTTCTATTCATCGAACTCGTCTCAAGCATTCCTGCCGCCTCAAGAATGGCCGCTTTGATGGATGCCGATATCCTCAACAATCGCCAAGGGGTGCTGTTGTGAAGAAGCCTCCCTTCATGATCGGAATCGCTGGAACACATTCAACCGGCAAATCTACCTTTGTCGCCAAAGCAGCCCAAACACTTGAAGGTCGCGGCTTCAGCGTAGGCCAGATCGGTGATCTCGCCACCAAGGCACGCGAAGCGGGTTTTCCTATCCTCACTGATCACACGTACGAAAGCACCTTGTGGATCATCGCCGAA
This region of Mesorhizobium sp. M2A.F.Ca.ET.046.03.2.1 genomic DNA includes:
- a CDS encoding restriction endonuclease: MSIATESVSEAEISREIDQDRPLSYFETELPDLPLTRLQDRTFEILAYSLIQKQIEEGSTPFTRATLLRDGADQGRDVLLLKGEEVRGVIQCKRYEDAFNRPSVLRELLRFAMLAVRVQGLVPKAEDFSYQLWTAGSLTGPAIKFFDAPKTYISDNRSQLLQMAANARKGVAALVTSNSKEADAENEAAVALISQFAFEAVGPVDIKSRLADNEQIRRRFFRGPGDAKSHAVAGDIARLLKMARQAFPSGLVNANLYVARSALTAEFERFMASPARLFAVVGTSGQGKSSWARWVRDNPP
- a CDS encoding radical SAM protein; this encodes MAGKNLPAVLRDVVDYRKSGLSLNHVVGCPLDCGYCVRHLFDNYDMKKPHLVMSDHDAVETLVAHWAFRADTTPVQIFNRATDPFLTGVKDHLFACLEALDARGLSNPVLVITRWHIAPDDVARLERLSNLRVTVLITWSGIDDQRIEPVDSAIAERSLATLANHKTRTKSVLYWRPLIAGINDTDRHLRRASELAEMADATAFTGLFYREQIRAHFEAAGVPEMYDTIARRKILPRELELKLIAAFGVRPLFRKTSCAVAFAHGTADYNGHFGIREVCDICPASQLAVCARHHVRPDPETVAALAASVGLDTSDIRISERNIEVLGSQEQQRYFMQHALNYQVHDRAQPHHHGRHGRAEVGWE
- a CDS encoding 3'-5' exonuclease, with amino-acid sequence MGIEHETFFVIDVEGSGANPPEIVELAITPINDLKIGARRWEWRVQPNGPIAAAATRIHGITLDDVAEAPSIDDIAGEIMTWTDGQRVVGHNVRVELEIISRSIPDWRPSMAIDTLRLAKATRPGMRSYGLENLSQALHISEEAERLTGGHHHSAAFDTVVTALLFIELVSSIPAASRMAALMDADILNNRQGVLL